One Neomonachus schauinslandi chromosome 9, ASM220157v2, whole genome shotgun sequence DNA segment encodes these proteins:
- the LOC110585307 gene encoding olfactory receptor 4F3/4F16/4F29-like — protein sequence MDGMNHSVVSEFVFLGLTNSWEIQLLLFVFSSMFYVASMMGNSLIMLTVTSDPHLHSPMYFLLANLSFIDLGVSSVTSPKMIYDLFRKRKVISFGGCIAQIFFLHVIGGVEIVLLIAMAFDRYVAICKPLHYLTIMSLGMCIFFLVAASKTGLIHSVVQLAFVVNLPFCGPNVLDSFYCDLPWFIKLACTDTYRIEFMVTANSGFISVGSFFILIISYIIIILTVQKYSSAGSSKALSILSAHITVVFLFFGPLIFFYTWPIPSIDLDKFLAIFDAVLTPFLNPVIYTFRNQEMKVAMRRVCRQLVS from the coding sequence ATGGATGGAATGAATCACTCCGTAGTGTCAGAGTTTGTGTTCCTGGGACTCACCAACTCCTGGGAGATCCAACTTCTCCTCTTTGTGTtctcctccatgttttatgtgGCAAGCATGATGGGAAACTCCCTCATCATGCTCACTGTGACTTCTGACCCTCATTTGCACTCCCCCATGTACTTTCTGTTGGCCAACCTCTCCTTCATTGACCTGGGAGTTTCTTCAGTCACTTCTCCCAAGATGATTTATGACCTCTTCAGAAAGCGTAAAGTCATCTCCTTTGGTGGCTGCATCGCTCAAATCTTCTTTCTTCATGTCATTGGTGGTGTGGAGATAGTGCTGCTCATTGCCATGGCCTTTGACAGATATGTTGCCATATGTAAGCCTCTCCACTATCTGACCATCATGAGCCTAGGAATGTGCATCTTCTTTTTAGTGGCTGCCTCGAAGACAGGCCTTATCCACTCTGTGGTTCAACTGGCTTTTGTGGTAAACTTACCCTTCTGTGGTCCTAATGTATTGGACAGCTTTTACTGTGACCTTCCTTGGTTCATCAAACTTGCCTGCACAGACACCTACCGAATAGAGTTCATGGTCACAGCCAATAGTGGATTCATCTCTGTTGGCTCCTTCTTCATACTGATCATTTCCTATATCATCATCATTCTCACTGTTCAGAAATACTCTTCAGCTGGTTCATCCAAGGCTCTGTCCATACTGTCAGCTCACATCACTGTGGTATTCTTGTTCTTtggtcctttgatttttttttatacatgGCCAATTCCCTCCATAGACCTGGATAAGTTTCTGGCCATCTTTGATGCTGTTCTCACTCCTTTCCTGAATCCAGTCATCTATACATTCAGGAATCAAGAAATGAAGGTGGCAATGAGGAGAGTATGCAGACAGCTAGTGAGTTAG